Proteins co-encoded in one Cataglyphis hispanica isolate Lineage 1 chromosome 4, ULB_Chis1_1.0, whole genome shotgun sequence genomic window:
- the LOC126848844 gene encoding uncharacterized protein LOC126848844 isoform X1: protein MDSFNEDLFNPSPSCSKSINTSSNLVMKQTNDLVQDSIKERNLNNSLVKDISVKLTRLPNKKNKKSITFFNKNIYIKSRKKYKLWKYGNIQIYKKKKNSKKSLTQQILDKETSTTEITTKLLESEIDDNAYACLNEQPQKIEEKSCATQQNVQNAQENAKDFTLLTCEVQNKKEVSCKYDKTYTCARILPYEFHQEKNKSSNNTTDVVTSYNFSSSSSSSSEAMEQNSIIDKICVFNLSKNKRRSMKRLVHERLRSKKLATQEEPNEWKSKRKRSLSESSEELRSRRKRCRRILSDKSDNNENAVESMEMIGSDNENKSHSYEKINQEKSRPDIQINREVSITLMRLEQMNDVDVIKWRASRIKNALEIIQSQSVKEQQLNKQKQLTLKHQENETISLNECQRHNLSETQNNHEDLSQFLIVSNTHVEKHCPVRLNDERLNMIKLRKKYKLFKKPRVLIIKLETLKNFSENGIYSAIEIERLTKKYINFVISSTSSSKPRESLYGFTHLQRKNMTNMNVICMEDDKTSYSLSDGQSVNNNSKQSDINGSSVKDDQVVESNSNKNTNFAFISSQSRYKNLSPKTLRSKNSNLPQKSLLEIWRNAFCTQKSVRKLQKTSAEQSVSAQSTSAEAVSISRNSPKKLADAECKNSVSSSLASTSTSSIKNNTSVKSPEKHASQKKQESVQSTKCNKTSKFELFTSDTNFSSNARVEENIAKNNLLQSKNSTISKSPCKQSTVTEENITISDSSLNLSKKVLEEMPIKSFEKPSNLQSSTNDPRSMTPIKISKTSGIWSINRLLRKEKFKCIICDMPFENYQSLQKHMAINSCKKVKSPLRHNALKRIEFTENEKIIRDKTCQDRNKLKLLTSQQNSHKSNRTHNTAEETTLPSFLSLSSDSEMQNKCLRTPQTKTKTKLIAKSNSDLNLRLQSGTELPEIRHQNSSHSVNSDKGKQCKVCLRFFNTYLQLFEHMFKHANRIIKNAYIPTKNDISTQKTNENNHRVSDTLKEVKAAAKETIIDVNVQEKGLLENANESNTDLNLVILEVSQRNAAKKRDETSNLLQAEMKQNLQKEQSITVANDVEHVTDRIRYVEKEKECVTATSSKLQPTKSISICKCHRPKTVNETHHNIQIEIVLLCDPCQTLFRRFECFEAHCQRDIHASCAKNRRRNRTPKLLCVTCQKTLNSIQELQTHLTMHTQLNRKILRLSFLCNICKVIFYSQGPLFNNHFHNHVKNRLFLASRLSFPKFAYVSMKLIETLPAVDNEALSVVNNDKQIEVYIQVADYRCRECNALFILEQDLKSHKELGRCKTVPAAADSESLDDTNASLVVSKKIPILLICGFCNETFYNRAHFELHSLEHKQKRELHSHYTCVSVTAITKVFICKVCTTMWKSLKNFEEHWLTHDTLQEVYICSLCQNHYDTIDLFQEHAITHRNSAEKHPESISCKVIYRDQNFEMNSQQATINDDHVPCTSSFDGKESSEKIADDNPIQEKQLKVSAQQNLLAKNKQSTRDETMILRELLMVSSSKETQALGNDANVQQEPLAQVPSIDVAKSIRATENGDNEKSKDNNDNSENLDDSEEEELTIVMSESEENVMSNVIRKAEPKKSNDVSSVKCNNTQESVTTSDATAFIHDEQRQGFNAYPTAASVKTLGNANKTLNSNAEVTLTGELVTQFEGNANVSQDNESIIERANILNSTPTTRLANSSSSENNANNDSMSSSVKSVDERAKNMLPQNAMSSIPKSFLRVKSLAELTNVSSQNYLCHVCGLFFDSLYKLINHKYVHVAQDEKDKVNSAYTSETSEFNPSMHMTQTQHVSQSSSMITGNTPLFSNAPLSALPSGNALLSGNASSYGSAPPLGNVHPSANVRPLNRTINLGNSRQYQVADVKPLHKNTYNTLMNKMVRPNKAPQYNLACMPSLNNSIVAPQQMMQQKSIYHQNLPPQIAYPINTTIQMGHHNIGTMAVKPFLQTIQVQRPPSPAYPQHQHQQQQQQQQQQQQQQQQYTSIGNDVRNYPNVLSKDRVPYQLAPNNVVSANSANVILMNTMLQVSQNPERYVCILCPSFECSSVQDFALHMRSPKHEAHSNYNSSSYVPRA from the exons ATGGATAGCTTCAATGAGGACTTATTTAATCCATCACCGAGTTGcagtaaatcaataaatacaaGTTCAAATTTGGTAATGAAGCAGACAAATGATTTGGTGCAAGATtcaattaaagagagaaatttgaataatagtCTTGTCAAGGATATTTCAGTAAAACTTACACGTTtaccaaataaaaagaataaaaaatcaattacattctttaataaaaatatatatataaaaagtagaaaaaaatacaaattgtggaaatatggaaatatacaaatttataaaaagaaaaaaaattctaaaaaatctttgaCTCAGCAAATACTTGACAAAGAGACATCTACTACTGAAATTactacaaaattattagaaagtgAAATAGATGATAATGCATATGCTTGCTTGAATGAACAACCAcagaaaatagaagaaaaatcatGTGCTACTCAGCAGAATGTACAAAATGCACAAGAAAATGCTAAAGATTTTACTTTATTGACTTGTGaagttcaaaataaaaaggaagtctcatgtaaatatgataaaacgtATACATGTGCACGTATTTTACCATATGAATTTCatcaagaaaagaataaatcatCTAACAACACTACTGATGTAGTTACAAGCTACAATTTTTCatcttcatcatcatcaaGTAGTGAGGCTATGGAGCAGAATTCAATTATTGATAAGATTTGTGTCTTCAATttgtctaaaaataaaagaagatcaATGAAAAGATTGGTTCATGAAAGATTGAGATCCAAAAAACTTGCCACACAAGAAGAGCCAAATGAGTGGAAgtctaaaagaaaaagatctttGTCTGAATCATCTGAAGAGCTTAGATCAAGGAGAAAACGCTGTCGAAGAATATTGTCGGATAAATCTGACAATAATGAAAATGCAGTTGAAAGTATGGAAATGATTGGAagtgataatgaaaataaatctcactcttatgaaaagataaatcaagaaaaatcgCGACCGGATATACAGATAAATCGTGAGGTATCTATTACTTTAATGAGATTGGAACAAATGAATGATGTGGATGTTATTAAATGGCGAGCAAGCAGAATAAAGAATGctttagaaattattcaatCTCAATCAGTAAAAGAACAACAATTGAATAAACAAAAgcaattaacattaaaacatCAAGAAAATGAAACCATTTCGTTAAATGAATGTCAAAGGCACAATTTATCAGAAACACAAAATAACCATGAGGATCtgtcacaatttttaatagtgtCTAATACTCATGTTGAGAAACACTGTCCAGTGAGGTTAAATGATGAACGATTGAATATGATAAAGttaagaaagaaatacaaGCTATTCAAAAAACCTAgagttttgataataaaactggaaactttaaaaaatttttccgaaAATGGTATATATTCGGCAATCGAAATCGAGCgtttaacaaagaaatatataaactttgtaATAAGTTCTACTTCTTCATCCAAACCTCGTGAATCATTGTATGGATTCACacatttacaaagaaaaaacatgACAAACATGAATGTTATTTGCATGGAAGATGATAAGACAAGCTACAGTTTGTCTGATGGACAAAGTGTGAACAATAATTCCAAACAATCGGATATAAATGGAAGTTCAGTGAAAG ATGATCAAGTTGTGGAAAGTAATAGTAACAAGAATACTAATTTTGCATTCATCTCCAGCCAAAGTcggtataaaaatttatcaccgAAAACGTTGAGAAGCAAAAACAGTAATTTGCCGCAGAAGTCACTACTAGAAATATGGCGAAATGCATTTTGTACACAAAAATCCGTAAGAAAACTACAAAAAACGAGTGCCGAGCAATCCGTTTCTGCACAGTCGACATCAGCAGAAGCAGTCTCCATTTCGCGAAACTCGCCAAAGAAATTGGCGGATGCGGAATGTAAGAATTCAGTTTCCAGTTCTTTGGCTTCCACATCTACATcttccataaaaaataatacatcagTAAAATCACCTGAAAAACATGCTTCGCAGAAGAAACAAGAATCAGTGCAATCGACAAAATGTAACAAGACATCTAAATTCGAATTATTCACTAGTGATACGAATTTTTCAAGTAACGCAAGAGTAGAAGAGAATATCGCTAAGAACAATCTTCTTCAATCTAAAAATAGCACCATTTCTAAAAGTCCGTGTAAACAGTCCACTGTTACAGAAGAGAATATTACCATATCAGATTCTTCCTTGAATTTAAGCAAAAAAGTTTTGGAGGAAATGCCAATAAAATCATTTGAGAAACCGAGCAATCTTCAATCGTCAACCAATGATCCACGATCCATGACACCTATAAAGATTTCGAAGACCTCAGGAATATGGAGTATTAATCGGTTATTgcgcaaagaaaaatttaagtgTATTATATGTGATATGCCATTCGAGAATTATCAATCGCTACAAAAACACATGGCGAttaattcatgtaaaaaagtCAAGAGTCCTTTGCGCCACAATGCATTGAAACGCATAGAATTCacagaaaatgagaaaataataagagataaaacttGTCAagacagaaataaattaaaactattaacgTCTCAACAAAATTCTCATAAATCCAATCGAACTCATAATACCGCTGAAGAAACCACTTTGCCTTCGTTCTTATCACTGTCGAGTGACAGCGAAATGCAGAACAAGTGTTTACGGACACCACAAACAAAAACCAAAAccaaattaattgcaaagtcAAACTCTGATTTGAATTTGAGATTGCAAAGTGGAACGGAACTTCCAGAAATTAGGCATCAAAACTCATCCCACAGCGTAAACAGCGATAAAGGAAAGCAATGCAAAGTTTGTTTACGATTTTTCAATACCTATTTGCAGTTATTTGAACACATGTTTAAACATGCGAATCGTATTATCAAGAATGCATATATACCAACCAAAAATGATATCTCCACGCAAAAGACTAACGAAAACAATCATCGAGTTTCCGATACTTTAAAAGAAGTAAAAGCAGCTGCTAAAGAGACCATTATCGATGTCAATGTGCAGGAGAAAGGATTACTAGAGAACGCAAACGAATCAAATACGGATCTAAATCTCGTTATTTTGGAAGTGTCGCAACGTAATGCGGCTAAGAAGAGAGACGAAACATCGAATTTATTACAAGCAGAGATGAagcaaaatttacaaaaagaacAATCGATAACTGTAGCTAATGACGTCGAACACGTGACGGATAGGATTCGATAtgtggagaaagaaaaagagtgtGTCACTGCAACATCTTCGAAACTTCAACCGACAAAATCTATTTCCATCTGCAAGTGTCACAGGCCCAAGACAGTCAACGAGACTCACCACAACATTCAGATTGAAATAGTGTTATTGTGCGATCCTTGCCAGACACTGTTTCGACGCTTTGAATGCTTTGAGGCACATTGTCAACGCGATATTCATGCGTCTTGCGCGAAAAATCGACGACGCAACAGGACACCCAAATTGTTGTGTGTCACCTGTCAGAAAACATTGAACTCTATTCAGGAGTTGCAGACTCATCTGACAATGCATACCCAACTCAATCGCAAAATCCTAAGACTATCTTTTCTCTGCAACATATGTAAAGTGATCTTCTATTCGCAAGGACCTTTGTTTAATAACCATTTCCACAATCACGTGAAAAACCGGTTGTTTTTGGCTAGTCGTTTGTCATTTCCAAAATTTGCCTACGTCAGTATGAAACTCATCGAGACGCTGCCAGCCGTGGACAACGAGGCGCTGTCAGTCGTGAACAACGACAAACAGATCGAAGTTTATATACAAGTAGCCGATTACAGGTGCCGAGAATGCAATGCGCTTTTCATTTTGGAACAGGATCTGAAGTCGCACAAGGAACTTGGTCGATGCAAGACTGTCCCCGCTGCCGCTGATAGTGAATCCTTGGATGACACAAACGCGAGCTTGGTCGTGTCTAAGAAGATACCGATTTTGCTGATATGTGGATTTTGCAATGAGACATTTTACAACAGGGCGCACTTCGAACTACATTCATTGGAGCACAAACAGAAACGGGAGCTGCACTCGCATTACACTTGCGTTAGCGTTACCGCCATTACGAAAGTGTTTATCTGCAAAGTGTGCACGACCATGTGgaaatctctgaaaaattttgagGAGCATTGGCTGACTCACGACACGCTACAGGAAGTTTACATATGCTCTCTTTGCCAGAATCATTACGACACCATCGATCTATTTCAAGAACATGCAATTACACACAGGAACAGTGCCGAAAAACATCCCGAATCGATCTCGTGCAAGGTGATTTATCGCGACCAAAACTTTGAGATGAATTCGCAGCAAGCAACTATAAATGACGATCATGTACCTTGCACGAGTTCTTTTGATGGAAAAGAATCTTCCGAGAAGATTGCAGATGATAATCCGATTCAAGAAAAACAGTTGAAGGTTTCTgcacaacaaaatttattggctaaaaataaacaatccaCAAGAGACGAGACAATGATATTGCGAGAATTATTAATGGTTTCTTCCAGTAAAGAGACACAAGCTCTTGGGAATGACGCGAATGTCCAGCAAGAGCCACTCGCGCAAGTTCCCTCGATCGATGTGGCGAAATCGATACGAGCGACGGAAAATGGCGATAACGAGAAGAGTAAGGATAACAATGATAATTCGGAGAATCTCGACGATTCGGAAGAGGAGGAACTGACAATAGTAATGTCGGAGAGCGAGGAGAATGTAATGTCGAACGTGATCAGAAAGGCCGAACCGAAAAAATCCAATGACGTGTCTTCCGTTAAATGTAACAACACGCAAGAAAGCGTTACGACGTCCGATGCTACCGCGTTTATCCATGATGAACAGAGGCAAGGTTTCAATGCTTATCCGACTGCTGCCTCTGTAAAAACTTTGGGTAATGCTAACAAAACTTTGAATTCAAATGCCGAAGTTACTTTGACAGGAGAGCTCGTAACACAGTTCGAAGGAAATGCAAATGTTTCACAAGATAACGAATCGATCATCGAACGtgcgaatattttaaattcaacgCCGACGACACGATTAGCCAATAGTTCATCCAGCGAGAATAATGCGAATAATGATTCGATGTCTTCAAGCGTGAAATCTGTCGATGAAAGAGCCAAAAACATGTTACCGCAGAACGCTATGAGCTCAATACCCAAATCTTTTCTACGTGTAAAATCCTTGGCGGAATTAACGAACGTTTCatcgcaaaattatttgtgtCATGTGTGTGGTCTGTTCTTCGATAGCctgtataaattgataaatcataAGTACGTGCACGTTGCTCAAGATGAGAAAGACAAAGTAAATTCAGCATATACATCAGAGACTTCGGAGTTTAATCCCTCGATGCACATGACACAAACTCAACATGTCTCTCAATCTTCTTCGATGATTACAGGTAATACGCCTCTATTCAGCAACGCGCCTTTATCCGCGCTTCCATCCGGCAATGCGCTTTTATCCGGTAATGCATCTTCATACGGCAGCGCACCTCCACTTGGCAACGTGCATCCATCTGCCAACGTGCGTCCATTAAATCGAACAATCAATCTCGGCAATTCCCGACAATATCAAGTAGCCGACGTAAAACCGTTGCACAAGAACACATATAATACACTAATGAACAAAATGGTGAGACCGAATAAGGCACCGCAATACAATCTCGCATGTATGCCGTCGTTGAATAATTCCATTGTCGCGCCGCAACAGATGATGCAACAGAAGTCAATCTACCATCAAAACTTACCGCCTCAGATCGCTTATCCGATAAACACGACGATTCAAATGGGTCACCACAACATCGGCACCATGGCAGTTAAACCGTTTCTACAAACTATTCAAGTACAGAGACCTCCATCTCCTGCGTATCCGCAGCACCAGCaccagcagcagcaacaacaacaacaacagcaacaacaacaacaacaacaatataCAAGTATCGGCAATGACGTACGTAATTATCCAAACGTATTATCTAAAGACAGGGTGCCTTACCAGTTGGCGCCAAACAATGTGGTATCGGCAAATTCGGCTAATGTAATACTCATGAACACGATGCTGCAGGTGTCGCAAAATCCAGAGCGTTACGTATGCATATTATGTCCGAGTTTCGAGTGCAGTTCAGTACAAGATTTTGCGTTACACATGCGTTCGCCAAAGCATGAAGCACATAGTAATTATAACAGTTCGTCTTACGTGCCTCGAGCTTAA